The DNA window AGATTCTCTGCAAGCTCGTCTATTACGGCCCCGGGCTGTGCGGCAAGACGACCAACCTGGTCACGCTGCACCGCACCCTCGGCGATGACCTCAAGGGCGACCTCCTGACGCTGGCGACCGAGACCGAGCGGACCATCTTCTTCGACATGATGCCGCTCGATCTCGGCGAGATCCAGGGCTTCAAGGTCAAGTTCTCGCTCTACACCGTCCCGGGCCAGGTCCAGTACGTCAATTCACGCAAGGCGATCCTCAGCGGCGTCGATGGAGTGGTATTCGTGGCCGACTCGAGCCCCGATCGCCTGGCGGCCAATCTCGAGAGCCTGCAGGACCTGCAGGCCAACCTCAGCGAGTACGGCCTGTCCCTGCAGTCGGTGCCCTGGGTCATGCAGTACAACAAGCGGGA is part of the Pantanalinema sp. genome and encodes:
- a CDS encoding GTPase domain-containing protein gives rise to the protein MSTINFGKREILCKLVYYGPGLCGKTTNLVTLHRTLGDDLKGDLLTLATETERTIFFDMMPLDLGEIQGFKVKFSLYTVPGQVQYVNSRKAILSGVDGVVFVADSSPDRLAANLESLQDLQANLSEYGLSLQSVPWVMQYNKRDLPDALPVPVLETELNRDGVPSFEAVASDGTGVNETLRAVSQLVMESFNR